A genomic stretch from Pontivivens ytuae includes:
- a CDS encoding SRPBCC family protein: MKTLEIERYVARPPEVCFALWTDPEKLALWWGPRDEQGRPFRTGSVDWTAEVGSPWRIEMFSPSGTRFEQAGEMLEVSAPDLLRFSFRWVEGGVPGPEMEIRIRFVAEEGGTRMYFQQTGLVTEHARAEHHTGWQECFDRWTDAAQDMAA; this comes from the coding sequence ATGAAGACGCTTGAGATCGAACGCTACGTGGCCCGCCCGCCGGAGGTCTGCTTCGCGCTGTGGACCGATCCGGAGAAACTGGCGCTCTGGTGGGGACCGCGGGATGAGCAAGGCCGGCCGTTCCGCACCGGCAGCGTGGACTGGACCGCGGAGGTCGGGTCGCCCTGGCGGATCGAGATGTTCTCACCCAGCGGAACGCGGTTCGAACAGGCGGGCGAGATGCTGGAGGTCTCGGCCCCTGATCTGCTCCGCTTCAGCTTCCGCTGGGTCGAGGGCGGCGTGCCGGGGCCGGAGATGGAGATCCGGATCCGCTTCGTTGCCGAGGAGGGCGGGACGCGGATGTATTTCCAGCAGACCGGTCTGGTCACCGAGCATGCGCGGGCCGAGCATCACACCGGCTGGCAGGAATGCTTCGACCGGTGGACGG
- a CDS encoding ArsR/SmtB family transcription factor — protein MEHLNRTLSALADPTRRAIVARLAEGEATVSQLVDRFALTQPTISSHLKVLEAAGLISRSRVGQTRPCRLDPAGLKMLADWLADYERFWTDTLDRFVEQAEGASPTPTAGDADEDA, from the coding sequence ATGGAGCACCTCAACAGAACCCTCTCGGCCCTCGCCGACCCCACCCGCCGGGCCATCGTCGCCCGGCTGGCGGAGGGCGAGGCGACTGTCTCGCAGCTCGTCGACCGCTTCGCGCTGACGCAGCCCACCATCTCCTCCCACCTCAAGGTGCTGGAGGCGGCGGGGCTGATCAGCCGGTCGCGGGTCGGGCAGACGCGGCCCTGCCGGCTGGATCCGGCGGGGCTGAAGATGCTCGCCGACTGGCTGGCCGATTACGAGAGGTTCTGGACCGATACGCTCGACCGGTTCGTCGAGCAGGCCGAGGGCGCTTCGCCAACCCCCACCGCAGGAGACGCAGATGAAGACGCTTGA